A window from Alphaproteobacteria bacterium LSUCC0719 encodes these proteins:
- a CDS encoding flagellar hook-length control protein FliK: MLESVGGQSAVVKTGEDPQVNLTPDAETLALFAGLFAMLQTPDEAVDGEPSDNASPDNVSSELSALAAGGGATGHQSEFNDLPAAARLMLDGGQAAAMPSEQTGITQTASLASLLIAAKSLSEGADQSMAPGPQTAQGADGDAPTSITTAKAILARAIEILDDIDGSSDQVAADDLDPELNLLAPSGQLPATGDDQAATEAANSVTVQPAPSEDFIGPMPAMPVVSGVVRMITQQAPSDEFVGPMPAIPAGENAARIMTQPAPSPAFVGPMPAMVLPATVPPTTVPPTTVPPTTGGPVQLVPQPAPSPAFVGPMPLQPVPLAGQDGMGLGQAGLGQAGLGQAGLGQAGLGQAGLGQYGSWRPDVATPDEGGESLMPKRDIFDQKGGAGPGLDQIKSRQEMVMNSGPRFGPAGNQMVSPDLVPRDLRAHAEQTAMTGGHSSSGPSASGPSASGTSSSSGAASSQTIAATGQGGGQTGGHSQSGQGGGQASSYGFADTGTSRDLTDRAMLHRLNTANAGWSDTMIKRLTSDLRSGVQTVRIILEPRHLGRLNVDLGLRNGKASIRIAAETAEAAKLLGSARGQLGHMLEQSGMRLASFQTSAGGQDASMDGGAGQQGHAQPDGDGKNTGGDKGFPNKVTSADDSISQADDGLEDQGHAPRKGETAVLSILA, encoded by the coding sequence ATGCTGGAGTCTGTTGGCGGCCAGTCGGCTGTTGTAAAGACGGGTGAAGACCCACAAGTGAATCTGACACCGGATGCCGAAACGCTGGCGCTTTTTGCCGGGTTGTTTGCGATGCTGCAGACACCGGACGAGGCGGTTGATGGTGAACCGTCTGACAATGCGTCGCCTGACAATGTGTCGTCTGAGCTGTCCGCGCTTGCGGCTGGTGGAGGCGCGACTGGTCACCAGTCTGAATTCAATGATCTGCCAGCCGCCGCGAGGTTGATGCTGGATGGTGGCCAGGCTGCCGCCATGCCATCGGAACAGACCGGCATCACACAAACAGCGTCACTTGCCAGCCTGCTGATTGCCGCAAAATCCCTGTCCGAGGGCGCGGATCAGTCGATGGCCCCAGGCCCCCAGACAGCGCAGGGTGCCGATGGGGATGCGCCTACCAGCATCACAACCGCAAAGGCCATTCTGGCGCGCGCCATCGAGATCCTTGATGACATCGACGGCAGTTCCGATCAGGTGGCAGCGGATGATCTGGATCCGGAATTGAACTTGCTGGCCCCTTCCGGTCAGCTGCCAGCCACGGGTGATGATCAGGCCGCCACGGAAGCCGCAAACAGCGTGACTGTCCAGCCGGCACCATCCGAGGATTTTATCGGACCGATGCCGGCCATGCCTGTTGTCAGCGGTGTGGTCCGGATGATCACACAGCAAGCCCCTTCTGATGAATTTGTCGGGCCGATGCCAGCCATTCCAGCTGGTGAGAATGCAGCCCGGATCATGACACAGCCGGCACCGTCCCCCGCCTTTGTTGGGCCGATGCCGGCTATGGTGCTACCCGCCACAGTTCCGCCAACCACAGTTCCACCCACCACAGTTCCACCCACCACAGGGGGGCCTGTTCAGCTGGTTCCACAGCCGGCACCATCACCAGCCTTTGTCGGGCCGATGCCGCTTCAGCCGGTGCCGCTTGCTGGCCAAGATGGCATGGGCCTTGGTCAGGCTGGATTGGGCCAGGCTGGATTGGGTCAGGCTGGATTGGGTCAGGCTGGATTGGGTCAGGCTGGATTGGGCCAGTATGGGTCTTGGCGGCCGGATGTCGCGACGCCGGATGAGGGTGGTGAGTCCCTGATGCCGAAGCGGGATATCTTCGATCAGAAGGGGGGCGCCGGTCCTGGCCTCGACCAGATAAAATCCCGTCAGGAGATGGTGATGAATTCGGGGCCTCGGTTCGGCCCTGCCGGCAACCAGATGGTGTCACCGGATCTGGTGCCACGTGATCTGCGCGCCCATGCCGAACAAACGGCGATGACGGGTGGTCATTCATCTTCTGGCCCTTCGGCATCCGGTCCTTCGGCATCCGGCACGTCATCATCGAGTGGTGCGGCATCATCGCAGACTATCGCGGCAACAGGACAGGGCGGCGGACAGACAGGTGGCCACAGCCAGTCCGGTCAGGGTGGCGGTCAGGCATCATCATATGGGTTTGCTGATACCGGGACGTCGCGTGATCTGACGGATCGTGCCATGCTGCACCGTCTGAATACCGCCAATGCCGGTTGGTCTGACACTATGATCAAGCGTCTGACATCGGATCTTCGGTCTGGCGTGCAGACAGTACGGATCATCCTCGAGCCGCGCCATCTTGGTCGTCTGAATGTCGATCTTGGGCTTCGTAACGGCAAGGCGTCGATCCGGATTGCCGCTGAAACCGCCGAGGCCGCAAAGCTTCTCGGCAGTGCGCGCGGTCAACTTGGACATATGTTGGAGCAATCCGGCATGCGTCTGGCCAGTTTCCAGACAAGCGCCGGTGGCCAGGATGCGTCGATGGATGGTGGTGCCGGACAGCAGGGGCATGCCCAGCCTGATGGCGATGGTAAAAACACTGGTGGTGATAAAGGTTTTCCTAATAAAGTAACCTCTGCTGATGATAGTATCTCCCAAGCTGATGACGGTCTGGAAGATCAGGGCCACGCCCCGCGAAAGGGTGAAACCGCTGTGTTGAGCATTTTGGCATAG
- a CDS encoding FliI/YscN family ATPase, producing MADDRRMSMFGHVSRFDGQMIECGGFPANIGSLCHVQTDDESAPAVAELIGFNNGNNLLSLHQFGARIRVGARVTLADDGANIQVGDGLLGRITDALGNPLDAGAELRLDGRWPLMGREINPLARKPVDAPLDVGVRAINALLTVGKGQRIGIIAGSGVGKSVLLGMMSRFTTADVVVVGMIGERGREVGEFAKIVLDGDAANRTTIVAVPADRSPLLRIRGAERATAIAEYYRDQGKDVLLIMDSLTRVAHARREIGLALGEQPTAKGYPPSVVSMIPRLIERTGSGAAGQGTITSIYTVLADGDDTNDPVVDTARAILDGHILLSRQQAQLGVYPAIDVPSSVSRVMNDIVDADQSEAARKFRRLVSLYLENRDLILMGGYAPGQDADLDLAVSIWPQLMDLIQQSGADKAAFGASRNALVGLMGG from the coding sequence ATGGCCGATGATCGACGTATGTCGATGTTCGGCCATGTCAGCCGTTTTGATGGCCAGATGATCGAATGCGGTGGATTCCCTGCGAATATCGGGTCGCTTTGCCACGTCCAGACAGATGATGAAAGCGCCCCGGCCGTTGCCGAGCTCATCGGTTTCAACAACGGCAACAATCTGCTTTCGCTACATCAGTTCGGCGCCCGGATCAGGGTTGGTGCCAGGGTTACACTGGCTGATGATGGGGCCAATATTCAGGTTGGCGACGGGCTGCTGGGGCGCATCACCGACGCGCTTGGCAACCCTCTTGATGCTGGTGCTGAACTGCGACTTGACGGTCGCTGGCCGCTGATGGGGCGCGAGATCAACCCGCTGGCGCGCAAGCCTGTCGACGCCCCGCTCGATGTCGGGGTGCGGGCGATCAACGCGCTGTTGACGGTTGGCAAGGGACAGAGGATTGGCATCATTGCCGGGTCCGGTGTCGGAAAGTCCGTTTTGCTTGGAATGATGAGCCGCTTTACCACGGCAGATGTTGTCGTTGTCGGGATGATCGGTGAACGGGGCCGCGAGGTTGGCGAATTCGCAAAGATTGTTCTGGATGGGGATGCGGCAAACCGGACAACGATTGTCGCTGTGCCGGCGGACCGCTCGCCACTGTTGCGGATCCGGGGTGCTGAACGTGCTACGGCGATCGCCGAATATTATCGTGATCAGGGCAAGGATGTCCTGCTGATCATGGATTCGCTGACGCGGGTGGCGCATGCCCGCCGCGAAATCGGACTGGCGCTTGGCGAACAGCCGACCGCAAAGGGCTATCCGCCTTCCGTTGTTTCGATGATTCCGCGCTTGATCGAACGCACCGGAAGTGGTGCCGCCGGTCAGGGCACCATCACCTCGATCTATACCGTGCTTGCCGATGGCGATGATACCAACGATCCGGTTGTCGATACGGCGCGGGCGATTCTGGATGGGCATATCCTGCTATCTCGTCAACAGGCGCAGTTGGGGGTCTATCCCGCCATTGATGTTCCATCATCCGTCAGCCGGGTGATGAATGACATTGTTGATGCCGACCAGAGCGAGGCGGCACGGAAATTCCGCCGTCTTGTGTCACTCTATCTGGAAAATCGCGATTTGATCCTGATGGGTGGATACGCGCCAGGACAGGATGCCGACCTCGATCTTGCGGTCAGCATCTGGCCGCAGCTGATGGATCTGATCCAGCAGAGTGGTGCTGACAAGGCTGCCTTTGGTGCCAGTCGCAACGCGCTTGTCGGACTGATGGGTGGCTGA
- the fliL gene encoding flagellar basal body-associated protein FliL, translated as MADNEAEPKAGGGLIKKLAIFGGGGILLIAIGLGVGYLVFGSAQPDPSEEIEEIIERKMQEREEAEAAADNSTDPTKQSKDTPVEEVFETIYHEFPGTFTTNLAGSRKMLQLGIGVSTQYDDTVMMNVEAHQLALRSIILGVISDFTEENVKGAAGREGLAAALRDAINAKLEALEGFGGVEEVHFTSFVLQ; from the coding sequence ATGGCTGACAACGAAGCAGAACCAAAGGCAGGCGGTGGCCTGATCAAGAAACTGGCGATTTTCGGCGGTGGCGGCATTCTGTTGATCGCCATTGGCCTTGGCGTCGGCTATTTGGTGTTTGGCAGCGCGCAGCCCGATCCTTCGGAAGAGATTGAAGAGATCATCGAGCGCAAGATGCAGGAGCGCGAGGAGGCCGAAGCCGCGGCAGACAACTCTACCGACCCGACCAAGCAATCAAAGGACACGCCGGTAGAAGAGGTGTTCGAGACCATCTATCACGAATTCCCCGGTACCTTCACAACAAACCTGGCAGGATCGCGCAAGATGCTGCAGCTTGGTATTGGCGTGTCGACGCAATATGACGATACGGTGATGATGAATGTCGAGGCGCACCAGCTGGCGCTGCGGTCGATTATTCTCGGTGTGATCAGTGACTTCACCGAGGAAAATGTGAAAGGCGCAGCCGGACGCGAGGGTCTTGCGGCTGCCTTGCGGGACGCCATCAATGCCAAGCTCGAGGCGCTTGAAGGCTTTGGCGGCGTCGAGGAAGTGCATTTCACCTCGTTCGTGTTGCAATAG
- the fliM gene encoding flagellar motor switch protein FliM: protein MASTRKLSSDEVNALIDGLGSETDAPSSIMDGDDVRPFQFGSDDLSLLGDYHALRIINERFARLARSVYLPMLRIQPRISSFPPEVKTFDEYTAGIENFMSLNISRIEELRGNMLTVMAPNFISVLTNSYYGGKITALPTKKTEFTATEERIIELVTDGLNETLQVAWRDLMPINITYQNREINPQFASFVDGAELVIICSFVVQLPDTDAASFDVIYPLQTLKPIAAQLRSRLQADVAEDDHTWREKMERAVLNIPLPVTARLCQPVVSMYKLINMQVGDTFPITIGEGVEVRIDTEDAFIGDLGEVGGNAAVNLKSRLR from the coding sequence GTGGCATCGACCCGCAAACTGAGCAGTGATGAAGTCAACGCCCTGATCGACGGGCTTGGCAGCGAGACCGACGCGCCATCATCGATCATGGATGGCGATGATGTTCGTCCGTTCCAGTTCGGCTCTGACGATCTGTCGCTTCTTGGCGACTATCACGCGCTGCGGATCATCAATGAACGGTTTGCCAGGCTTGCAAGGTCGGTATATCTGCCGATGTTGCGGATCCAGCCACGTATCTCCTCGTTCCCGCCGGAGGTGAAAACCTTTGATGAATATACGGCTGGCATCGAGAATTTCATGAGCCTGAATATCAGCCGTATTGAAGAGCTTCGTGGCAACATGCTGACCGTCATGGCACCAAATTTCATCTCGGTCCTGACAAACAGTTATTATGGCGGCAAGATCACCGCCCTGCCGACGAAGAAAACCGAATTCACGGCAACCGAGGAGCGGATTATCGAGCTTGTCACCGATGGGCTGAACGAGACGCTTCAGGTGGCGTGGCGCGATCTGATGCCGATCAACATCACCTATCAGAATCGCGAAATCAATCCGCAGTTTGCATCCTTTGTTGACGGGGCAGAGCTTGTCATCATCTGCTCCTTCGTCGTGCAGCTTCCCGATACAGACGCTGCCAGCTTTGACGTCATCTATCCGCTGCAGACGCTGAAGCCGATTGCCGCGCAGCTGCGTTCGCGTCTTCAGGCGGATGTTGCCGAGGATGACCATACCTGGCGCGAAAAAATGGAGCGCGCGGTTCTCAATATTCCCCTTCCGGTGACGGCGCGGCTCTGCCAGCCGGTGGTGTCGATGTACAAGCTGATCAATATGCAGGTTGGCGATACCTTCCCGATTACGATCGGCGAGGGGGTCGAGGTGCGGATCGATACTGAAGACGCCTTTATCGGGGATCTCGGCGAAGTCGGTGGCAATGCCGCTGTCAATCTTAAGTCGCGCCTGAGATAG
- the fliP gene encoding flagellar type III secretion system pore protein FliP (The bacterial flagellar biogenesis protein FliP forms a type III secretion system (T3SS)-type pore required for flagellar assembly.) produces the protein MISSLFTGRSGLALAVIGAGLYLATPALAQVAGIPALNINEGANGSTYSLSLQILALMTALTLLPSLVLGMTSFTRIIIVLSILRQAMGTQQTPPNQVLVAIALFLTFFIMAPTFSTLNSDVISPYLDGQLPAETALVNGTEVMKRFLVQNTRVNDLVMFTEMVGDQPYASAEDVPLSVLLPAFITSELKTAFQIGFLLFLPFLVIDMVIASILMSLGMMMLSPMLVALPFKLLLFVLVDGWAMTVGSLVATYSVT, from the coding sequence ATGATCTCTTCCCTTTTTACAGGCCGGTCCGGCCTTGCGCTGGCCGTGATTGGCGCAGGCCTTTATCTGGCGACACCGGCGCTGGCGCAGGTTGCCGGCATTCCCGCGCTGAATATCAATGAAGGCGCAAACGGTTCGACCTATTCGCTGTCACTGCAGATCCTGGCATTGATGACAGCGCTGACGCTGCTGCCGTCACTGGTCCTTGGAATGACGTCCTTCACCCGAATCATCATCGTATTGTCGATCCTTCGTCAGGCGATGGGCACGCAACAGACGCCGCCGAACCAGGTTCTGGTGGCGATCGCGCTGTTCCTGACCTTTTTCATCATGGCGCCGACATTCTCGACGCTGAACAGTGATGTTATCTCCCCCTATCTTGACGGGCAGCTGCCGGCCGAGACCGCGCTGGTAAACGGCACCGAGGTGATGAAGCGGTTTCTCGTGCAGAACACAAGGGTGAACGATCTTGTGATGTTCACCGAAATGGTGGGTGACCAGCCCTATGCCTCGGCTGAGGATGTGCCGCTCAGCGTGCTGCTGCCGGCGTTCATTACGTCCGAGCTGAAGACGGCCTTCCAGATCGGGTTCCTGCTGTTTCTGCCCTTTCTTGTGATCGATATGGTGATTGCCTCGATCCTGATGTCGCTTGGCATGATGATGCTGAGCCCGATGCTGGTGGCATTGCCGTTCAAGCTGCTGCTGTTTGTTCTTGTCGATGGCTGGGCGATGACCGTTGGTTCGCTTGTCGCAACCTATTCGGTCACCTGA
- the fliN gene encoding flagellar motor switch protein FliN, translating to MDTETASRVSAENMRLLENIDVALTVEVGKAEIKIRDLLRLNEGSVIELDRLAGDPLDILANGTMIAKGEVVMVGERFGIRFTEIVDPAARMESI from the coding sequence ATGGATACGGAAACCGCGTCACGTGTCAGCGCCGAAAACATGCGGCTGCTTGAAAATATCGATGTTGCCCTGACGGTCGAGGTTGGCAAGGCGGAGATTAAGATTCGTGATCTGCTGCGCCTGAATGAGGGTTCGGTGATCGAGCTTGACCGTCTGGCCGGCGACCCTCTGGATATTCTGGCCAATGGCACGATGATCGCCAAGGGCGAGGTGGTCATGGTCGGTGAGCGGTTCGGCATTCGCTTCACGGAAATCGTCGATCCGGCAGCGCGCATGGAGTCGATCTAG
- the fliG gene encoding flagellar motor switch protein FliG: MAEQKNEEDTDSVYDSLSGTQKSAILMMLLGEEEASEILRNLSPREVQHLGTAMYSVQGLDQDTVNRVLDEFLAIIKEQTSLGLGAGNYIRNVMTRALGEDKAESVLSRITPSSTDRPIEILDWMDARSIAELIIDEHPQIIALIISYLDYGLGADVLGLLPEDSQSDVIARIATLQTVQPDALRELEDVMQRKFKANTSLRASQVGGVTAAAKIMNFTKQAMEARIMNALKDNDEDLMVAIQESMFVFDNLIMSDDKSLQTLLRSVDTEDLVLALKGADEPLRDKLFSCMSSRAAANLQDEMEALGPVRLTEVQEAQKRIINVARRMSDEGSIVLAGRGGDDFV, translated from the coding sequence ATGGCAGAGCAGAAGAACGAAGAAGACACCGATTCCGTATATGATTCCCTGTCGGGAACCCAGAAATCGGCCATTCTGATGATGCTTCTCGGTGAAGAGGAAGCTTCTGAAATCCTGCGGAACCTGTCACCGCGCGAGGTTCAGCATCTGGGGACGGCCATGTATTCCGTCCAGGGTCTGGATCAGGATACGGTGAACAGGGTTCTGGATGAATTCCTCGCCATCATCAAGGAACAGACCAGCCTTGGTCTCGGGGCCGGCAACTATATCCGTAACGTGATGACACGCGCCCTTGGCGAGGATAAGGCGGAATCCGTACTCAGCCGGATCACCCCGTCCAGTACAGACAGGCCGATTGAAATCCTGGACTGGATGGATGCCAGGTCCATTGCGGAACTGATCATTGATGAGCATCCGCAGATCATCGCGCTGATCATCTCCTATCTCGATTACGGCCTTGGGGCCGATGTTCTGGGACTGCTTCCCGAAGACTCGCAGTCCGACGTCATTGCCAGGATTGCCACTCTGCAGACCGTGCAGCCGGACGCGCTTCGCGAGCTTGAAGATGTCATGCAGCGCAAGTTCAAGGCGAATACCTCGCTTCGTGCCTCGCAGGTCGGCGGTGTGACGGCGGCGGCCAAGATCATGAACTTCACCAAACAGGCGATGGAAGCGCGCATCATGAATGCGCTGAAGGATAATGATGAAGACCTGATGGTCGCCATTCAGGAAAGCATGTTTGTCTTTGACAACCTCATCATGTCCGACGACAAATCGCTGCAGACGCTGCTTCGCAGTGTCGACACTGAGGATCTGGTGCTGGCGCTCAAGGGCGCGGACGAACCGCTCCGCGACAAGCTGTTCAGCTGTATGTCCTCACGCGCTGCCGCGAACCTTCAGGACGAGATGGAAGCACTTGGCCCGGTCCGTCTCACCGAGGTTCAGGAAGCACAGAAACGGATCATCAATGTTGCACGCCGGATGTCGGATGAAGGCTCTATCGTCCTTGCCGGTCGTGGCGGTGACGACTTCGTCTAG
- a CDS encoding FliH/SctL family protein: MSISTTTNESLSDALDPAIAEAAQQGRLDDAEIQRLVVLSRDAGYQRSDRVPVKTVEAFEPRSLVSIAMDAQRRREAEMRTAAAAGAVIDPDSADADSAQADTAAGDHPQDEQSNAVTQADSMMPAGENGDAVAADDAANAANAQAETDSETDSDAEAEADGGESSSQGTSQIDFEAGHAAGFEEGRQSGLEEGHATGLEEGRAAGRAEASAQLERAIQAFETAAGKLDGLTGIDSTALGDSIRNAILTLASERAGRAIAEQPDAFADRVESLLAAIRASSGQPVIRLNPGDLGSIQPLVETREKLRHCSFVAAPDLAPGDLTVTVGTIGIDDIILPASQAADEADRSAAAVEPVAAPPEMADAETGLEAEAEAGAEIQAEAETGAEAETDADEDAVGEALDVADIDPESDASTDPEPQTGDDDD; this comes from the coding sequence ATGTCCATAAGCACCACAACCAATGAAAGTTTGTCCGACGCTCTGGACCCGGCCATTGCCGAGGCGGCCCAGCAGGGTCGCCTGGACGATGCCGAGATCCAACGCCTTGTCGTGCTGTCACGTGATGCTGGCTATCAGCGTTCCGACCGCGTGCCGGTAAAGACCGTCGAGGCGTTTGAACCAAGGTCGCTGGTGTCCATCGCGATGGATGCCCAGCGTCGCCGTGAAGCCGAGATGCGGACCGCGGCGGCGGCAGGGGCGGTGATCGACCCCGACAGCGCTGATGCAGACAGTGCGCAGGCTGACACAGCGGCCGGTGATCACCCACAGGATGAACAGTCCAACGCCGTTACACAGGCCGATTCCATGATGCCGGCTGGCGAAAATGGCGATGCTGTGGCTGCTGACGATGCTGCCAATGCTGCCAATGCCCAGGCGGAGACAGATTCGGAGACAGATTCGGACGCAGAAGCTGAAGCCGATGGTGGGGAATCGTCCTCCCAGGGCACATCGCAGATTGATTTCGAGGCGGGTCATGCCGCCGGTTTTGAAGAAGGCCGCCAGTCTGGACTTGAGGAAGGTCACGCCACCGGTCTTGAAGAAGGCCGTGCGGCGGGTCGTGCCGAGGCATCGGCGCAGCTTGAGCGCGCCATTCAGGCCTTCGAAACTGCCGCTGGCAAACTTGATGGGCTGACCGGTATCGACAGCACGGCGCTGGGTGACAGTATCCGGAATGCCATCCTGACGCTTGCCAGCGAACGGGCCGGACGGGCCATTGCCGAACAGCCGGATGCGTTCGCGGACCGGGTCGAAAGTCTTCTTGCGGCCATTCGGGCGTCCTCCGGTCAACCGGTGATCCGCCTGAACCCCGGCGATCTGGGAAGCATCCAGCCGCTTGTCGAGACCCGCGAGAAACTGCGTCACTGCAGCTTTGTTGCCGCGCCAGATCTTGCGCCCGGCGATCTGACGGTCACCGTTGGCACCATCGGTATTGACGATATTATCCTGCCGGCCTCGCAGGCAGCGGACGAAGCCGATAGATCGGCAGCGGCTGTTGAACCTGTAGCAGCACCGCCTGAAATGGCAGACGCCGAGACTGGCCTTGAGGCTGAAGCGGAAGCAGGAGCTGAAATTCAAGCAGAAGCAGAAACCGGAGCAGAAGCGGAAACCGACGCTGACGAGGACGCGGTCGGTGAAGCCTTGGATGTTGCAGATATTGATCCGGAATCCGATGCCAGCACGGATCCCGAACCGCAGACAGGCGATGACGATGACTGA
- a CDS encoding flagellar biosynthetic protein FliO translates to MPVQPVISMDQIVTIVAFLLLLFVLMWVVKRHRGGIAGRLNPARRMQHLEDLSLAPSQKLHLIEVDGRTFLVHAGKGHAASFMAVDGTPPTDEQGPAVPRRKTASGEAKTTTSEPAKPKSAFAAAIAQARRNNPSLRLGK, encoded by the coding sequence ATGCCAGTCCAGCCTGTGATTTCAATGGACCAGATCGTCACCATCGTGGCGTTTCTGCTGTTGCTGTTTGTGTTGATGTGGGTTGTGAAACGGCACCGTGGCGGCATTGCTGGTCGGTTGAACCCCGCGAGGCGGATGCAGCATCTCGAGGATTTGTCGCTGGCACCAAGCCAGAAACTGCATCTGATCGAAGTGGATGGTCGGACCTTTCTCGTGCATGCAGGAAAGGGCCATGCCGCCAGCTTCATGGCTGTTGACGGAACACCGCCGACAGATGAGCAGGGCCCGGCTGTACCCCGCCGCAAAACAGCCTCAGGCGAAGCAAAAACTACCACATCCGAACCGGCTAAACCGAAAAGCGCCTTCGCGGCTGCGATTGCGCAGGCGCGTCGCAACAATCCATCGCTGAGGCTTGGCAAATGA
- the fliF gene encoding flagellar basal-body MS-ring/collar protein FliF, with the protein MAEATTVMDTNAAGQADEATTAVAAVPTSGPMAILYRLTGGQSLRQVLPAFGAIVISVVGLVFFVVSQQPERTTLYASLPEGEKARVVDALKNSGVDVTLDPTTGDVIVPVADYHSSRMTLAAQGLPASIPDGYDAIADIPMGSSRSVENVRLKQSQEIELARSISEIDGLVTARVHLAIPEKSVFARASTPPTGSVFVQMENGRSLSRQQVDAIVHLVSSSIPFMAKNDVTVVDQYGNLLSRPPQDSAGMLSDAQLEHRIRLEDIYRNRLIALVSPIVGAGNVTAQVNLDMDFTRSEITEEIVDPEGNALRSEQRSNDYSSEVTARGVPGATTNRAPTQTEIDTQQGDDGGNGAMKNRSSSETRNYEVSRTVSTTLRPSNQITRIHAAVLIREMEVVNPETGIREVQEIPQEKLAEITALVSNAIGIDSDRGDSLTVSSSTFVSALEGVKKPWYDMDWAVTIMRQGLTILIMAVVVLGVIRPLINRIMVPTATGGPGEAVVSMDDDVDLDTVEIQEGESLEDIKAKLKPKKAAISAEMLDTANTYDDKVAVIRMIVSDEAGRVSNVFKTMMQKDMDTV; encoded by the coding sequence ATGGCAGAAGCAACGACAGTGATGGATACGAACGCAGCCGGCCAGGCCGATGAGGCCACAACCGCGGTCGCCGCTGTACCGACATCAGGACCGATGGCGATCCTCTATCGTCTGACCGGTGGCCAGAGCCTTCGCCAGGTGCTTCCCGCCTTTGGCGCCATTGTGATTTCGGTGGTCGGGCTGGTCTTTTTCGTGGTCTCGCAGCAGCCGGAGCGCACAACGCTCTATGCCTCGCTGCCAGAAGGTGAAAAAGCCCGTGTTGTTGACGCGCTGAAGAATTCCGGGGTCGATGTGACACTCGATCCGACGACGGGTGATGTGATCGTGCCGGTGGCGGATTATCACAGTTCGCGTATGACGCTTGCCGCGCAGGGGCTGCCGGCCTCTATTCCCGACGGGTATGACGCCATTGCCGACATTCCCATGGGGTCCAGCCGGTCGGTTGAAAATGTGCGACTGAAACAGAGTCAGGAAATCGAACTGGCCCGATCCATCAGTGAAATTGACGGTCTTGTCACGGCGCGGGTCCATCTTGCGATTCCCGAAAAATCGGTATTTGCCCGCGCCTCGACGCCGCCGACAGGGTCGGTTTTCGTGCAGATGGAAAATGGTCGCTCGCTGTCCCGTCAGCAGGTGGACGCCATTGTTCATCTGGTGTCCTCGTCGATCCCGTTCATGGCCAAGAATGATGTCACGGTTGTTGACCAGTATGGCAATTTGCTGTCCCGCCCACCGCAGGACAGTGCCGGCATGCTGTCTGATGCCCAGCTTGAACATCGTATCCGGCTTGAAGATATCTACCGCAACCGCCTGATTGCCCTTGTCAGCCCGATTGTCGGAGCCGGCAATGTCACCGCACAGGTCAATCTTGATATGGATTTCACCCGCAGCGAAATCACCGAGGAGATCGTGGATCCCGAGGGAAATGCCCTGCGTAGCGAGCAGCGCAGCAATGATTATTCGAGCGAAGTAACGGCGCGTGGCGTTCCCGGTGCCACCACCAACAGAGCACCGACCCAGACGGAAATCGACACGCAGCAGGGTGATGATGGCGGCAACGGCGCGATGAAGAACAGGTCATCGAGCGAGACACGCAACTACGAAGTCAGCCGGACCGTGTCCACCACGCTGCGCCCAAGCAACCAGATCACCCGTATCCATGCCGCGGTGCTGATCCGCGAAATGGAGGTTGTGAACCCGGAGACGGGAATCAGGGAAGTTCAGGAGATTCCACAGGAAAAGCTTGCCGAGATCACAGCCCTTGTGTCCAACGCGATCGGCATTGACAGTGATCGCGGCGATAGTCTGACCGTGTCCAGTTCGACCTTTGTGTCGGCACTCGAGGGTGTCAAAAAACCTTGGTATGACATGGACTGGGCGGTCACCATCATGCGTCAGGGCCTGACCATTCTGATCATGGCGGTGGTTGTCCTGGGAGTGATCCGTCCGCTGATCAACCGGATCATGGTGCCGACCGCGACAGGTGGCCCGGGCGAGGCTGTCGTCAGCATGGATGACGATGTCGATCTCGATACGGTCGAAATTCAGGAAGGCGAGTCGCTTGAGGACATCAAGGCCAAGCTGAAGCCGAAGAAGGCTGCAATCTCGGCAGAAATGCTGGATACGGCGAACACCTATGATGATAAGGTGGCGGTGATCCGTATGATCGTCTCGGACGAGGCTGGCCGTGTATCGAACGTCTTCAAGACGATGATGCAAAAGGACATGGATACCGTGTAG